The sequence below is a genomic window from Streptomyces sp. B21-105.
TGCTGGCCGCGGTGATGTCGACGGTGCGGCTGCCGCGCGCCCCGCGCGTGGGAGACGCCCCGCAGTCCGCGCGGGGGAGCTGGAAGCAGCTGCTCGGCAACCGGGCCATGGTGCAGCTGTGTGTGCTGGGCTTCGTGCTGTTCTTCGCCTGCTACGGGCAGTTCGAGTCAGGGCTGAGCGCGTACGGGGTCGAGGCCGCGGGTATTTCGACGTCCGCGCTCGGGACCGCTCTGGCCGCCAACACGGCGATGATCGTGGTGGCGCAGTTCGCCGTGCTGAAGTTCGTGGAGCGGCAGAAGCGGTCGCGGGTGATCGCGGCGGTGGGGCTGCTCTGGGCCGTGGCGTGGGTCGTGGCGGGGTACGCCGGGCTCGGGCACGGCAGCAAGGCGATGGCGACGGCCGCGTTCGTGTCGACGTACGCGCTGTTCGGGCTGGGCGAGGCGATGCTGTCGCCGACGCTCGCGCCGCTGGTGGCCGATCTGGCTCCGGCCGGGCTGGCGGGACAGTACAACTCGGCGTTCGCCCTGGTGAAGCAGCTCGCGCTGGCTGTCGGGCCGGCGGTGGGCGGTCCGATGGGGGCTTCGCTGCACGCGCCGTACATCGTGACGTTCCTGCTGTTCTCGCTGGGGATCACCTACCTCGCGCTGCGGTTGGGGCGGCAGCTGACCGCCGTCCAGGACCAGCCGTGGCTGGTGCGCAGGCGGGTGGTGGCCCGGGGTGGGGCCGCCGCCGTGCAGCCGGTGCCCGCGGAGGCCTGAGGCGCTTCGCGCGGAGCGCGCCCACCGCGGGTTCTCGCTGGGGATCACCTACCTCGCGCTGCGGTTGGGGCGGCAGCTGACCGCCGTCCAGGACCAGCCGTGGCTGGTGCGCAGGCGGGTGGTGGCCCGGGGTGGGGCCGCCGCCGTGCAGCCGGTGCCCGCGGAGGCCTGAGGCGCTTCGCGCGGAGCGCGCCCACCGCGCGGGGAGAGGCGGCCGTCGTCCCGAGAACGACGGCCGCCTCGCCCCGTGCGTTCGTGCGTTCGCTCAGCGGATCGCGGTCACCAGGGTCGCCGTGAAGGGGAAGGTGGTCGTCGATGCGGGGAGCCGCGCGCGGATCGCCTCGGCGGCCCGTGTGAGGGCCTCGTCGCCCGCGGTGTCGACGAGCGTCTGGCCCCAGGGGATCGAGGAGAGGTGGCCGGCGATGTAGTCCTCCAGTGGGGGGAGGCCGATGGCGAAGGTGAGGTCGCGGCGGGCCGTGGAGCGGAAGCCGGCGCGGTCGAGGGCGGCGGTCACCCGGCCCGGGGCCTGGAACGCGGCCCGGAAGACCGCCGCCGCCTCCTGGCCGTCGTGCTCCTCGAGAGTCCGGTACTGGGCCAGGAAGTACGGGGAGTCGTCCAGCCCGGACCAGAGCGTGGCGGCGAAGCGGCCACCGGGGCGGGTGACCCTGGCCGTCTCGGTCAGGGCGGCGTCGAGGTCGGGGAAGAACTGGGCTCCCTGCTGGCAGAGGACGGCGTCGAAGGTCGCGTCGGGGTAGGGCAGGTCGTCGGCGGGGGCGGCGGTGAACTCGATGTCCGGGTAGAGGCGCGGGTGGCACGCCTGGGCGATCTTGAGCATGGCCTCGTCGAGGTCCGTGCCGGCGACCCGGCCGGTGGGGCCGGCCTGTGCGGCGGCGGCGCGGGCCGCGAAGCCGGTGCCGCAGGCGAGGTCGAGGACGGTGGCGCCGGGGAAGAGGTCCGCGGCGTCCACGAGTGCGGTGACGAAGGGCGCCATGAGGGGCGCGACGTAGTGTTCGTAGCGCTCGGGGGCGCTTCCCTTGAGGTGAAAGCCCGTTGCGTCTGCCATGCAGAGCTAGTAGCACCGGGGGGCGTGTTCGCCTAGGTGCCGCGCGCGGGGACGGCTTGTTCGGCTGCTTCCGTGCGCTGGTTTTCCGTCAGCCGTTCATGGCGTTACGGCAGTCGTGCGGGATCGTTTCGGGCAGCCTTGCGTGGTCATGCCGTCAGCGTTGCATGGTCATGCCGTCAGCCGTGTTTGTCGTTCTGGCAGCCGTGCGGTGTCAGTCCGTCGGTTTCGGCAGGACGAACTCGCACCAGACCGCTTTGCCGCCGCCCGGAGTGCGTCTGCTGCCCCAGTGGGAGGCGATGGTGGCGACGATGGCGATGCCGCGGCCGGACTCGTCTCCCGGTTCCGCGCGGCGGCGGCGCGGCAGGTGGTCGTCGCCGTCGGTGACTTCGATGATCAGGCGTCGGTCGGTGCGGCGCAGCCGTAGTCGCATGGGCGGGATGCCGTGCTGGAGCGAGTTGGCGACCAGTTCGCTGGTGGCGAGGACGCCCAGGTCGTGCAGGTCGGCGGGGAAGCGCCAGCTGGTGAGGACGCCCGAGGCGAAGGCACGCGCGCGTGGGGCCGCTTCGACTCCGCCGAGGAGCTCCAGGGCCGCGTTGCGGAACAGTTCTCTGTCCGGTCCGGTGCGGGCGGGGTGCTGGAGGACGAGGACGGCGACGTCGTCGTCGTGGTCGGCGGTGACGCCGGCCGACCGGACGAGGCGGTCGCAGACGACCTGGGGGGTGCCCGTGGCGCCGGCCAAGGCGCGCTCCAGGGCGGCGATGCCTTCGTCCAGGTCTTCGTTACGGCGCTCCACCAGGCCGTCGGTGTAGAGGACGGCCGTCGAGCCGGGGCCGAGCGGGATCGAGCCGGAGGCGTGCATCCAGCCGCCGGTGCCGAGGGGCGGGCCGGTGGGCTCGTCGGCGCGCAGGACGGTGCCCTGGTCGTCGCGGACGAGGATGGGCAGGTGGCCCGCGGAGGCGTACACCAGGCGGCCCTCGTTGGGGTCGTGGATGGCGTACACGCAGGTGGCGATCTGGTTGGCGTCGATCTCCATGGCGAGGCCGTCGAGGAGCTGGAGCACCTCGTGCGGGGGCAGGTCGAGGCGGGCGTACGCCCGGACGGCTGTCCGCAGTTGGCCCATGACCGCGGCCGCGCGGACGCCGCGGCCCATGACGTCGCCGATGACGAGGGCGGTGCGGCCGCCGCCGAGGGTGATGACGTCGTACCAGTCGCCGCCGACCGCGGCTTCGGTGCCGCCGGGCTGGTAGGTGGCGGCGATGCGCAGGTCGTCGGGCTCTTCGAGCTCCTGGGGCAGGAGGGAGCGCTGGAGCGTGACGGCGGTCTCGCGCTGGCGGCGTTCGCTGGTCCTGAGGCGTTCGGCGGCCTCCGCGTGGTCGGTGACGTCGGTGGCGAAGATCAGGACCGCGCCTTCGCCGTTGTCCTCGGCGGCCGGGGTGCAGGTGAAGGTGTAGTGGCGGCCGTCGGGGGCCTTGCGCGACTTCAGGGTGCGGGGCTTGCCGCTGCGCAACGCCTGGTCCAGCAGGGGCAGGAGGCCGAGGTCGCGGAGTTCGGGCAGGGCTTCGGCGGCCGGTTCGCCGCAGCGGCGTGCGCCGAAGGCCGCCTTGAAGGCGTCGTTGACGTAGGCGAGGCGGTGGCTGGGGCCGTGGACGAGGGCCACGAGGGCCGGGACGCGGTCGAGGACCTCACGCACCGGGAGTTCGTCGACGGCGGGTACGGGCGGCGCGTCGGTGAGTTGTTCGGCGCGGGCCGCGGGCACGGAGCCCTCGCTGCGTCGGTCCGTGGTGGTGACCGGGTGCTCGGCCCGCGCGGCGGCGCGGCGCTGTGTTCCGGGGAGCCGGGCGCTCCAGCGCGTGAAGTTCACGAATCCTTGCCTCGTGTAGTCGTCGTCGGCCGGCTCCGGGCCCGGCCTGCTCCGGGGGCCGCGCGGCGGTGGCCGCACATTGTTGCAGCACCCGGGGTGTGGAGCTGGTGGGGACGGCCTGCTGGGTTCGGCGGGAGCCTGCGCCGGCCCGCCGTGGTTCTGGAAGGGGTTGTGAAGGGCTCGGAGGGGGCGTGGAAGGGGGCGGGACGGAGGCGGGGGGTGTCTGGGGCGGGTCGTGAGCGGCTGGGGATGGGCTCGGCATGGGCTCGGGCGCTCGGGATCGGGCAGGGAGCAGGGAGCAGGGAGCAGGGAGCAGTTTGGCAGTGTGACCGCCGTCCGGGCCGACATTCGTCAGACGTCGGGGTGGCCCGTGGAGTTCCTGTTTCGGTCAGGACGACCCGTTCGGGTCGCCGGAAGACTCTTCAGAAGGCTTTCCACCGGCAGCGAGTTCGAACTCCGCGCGAGGATGCTCGAGTGATCCGAGCGAGACGATCTCGCGTTTGAAGAGCCCGGAGAGGGTCCACTCGGCGAGCACGCGCATCTTGCGGTTGACGGTGGGCACGCGGCTGAGGTGGTACGCGCGGTGCATGAACCAGGCCGGGTAGCCCTTGAGCTTGCGTCCGTAGACGTGGGCGACGCCTTTGTGGAGCCCGAGTGAGGCGACCGAGCCGACGTATTTGTGGGCGTACGTCTGCAGGGGTTCGCCGCGCAGGGAGCGCACGATGTTGTCCGCGAGGACCTTGGCCTGGCGGACGGCGTGCTGGGCGTTGGGCGCGGTCTCCCTGCCGGGCTCGTCGACGGTGACGTCGGGGACGGCCGCGGTGTCCCCGGCGGCCCACGCGTGCGTGACGCCGTCGACGGTCAGCTGGGGGGTGCATTTCAGCCGCCCTCGTTCGCTCAGCGGGAGGTCGGTGGCGGCGAGGAGCGGGTGGGGTTTGACGCCGGCCGTCCACACGACCGTGCGGGTGGGGAAGCGGGCGCCGTCGCTGAGGACCGCGACCCGGCCGGCACAGGAGTCCAGGCGGGTGTTCAGGCGTACGTCGATGTTGCGGCGGCGCAGTTCACTGACCGTGTAGCGGCCGAGGTCGGCGCCGACCTCGGGCAGGATCCGGTCGGAGGCCTCGACCAGGATCCACTTCATGTCGTCGGGCTGGACGTTGTGGTAGTAGCGCGTGGTGTAACGGGCCATGTCCTCCAGCTCGCCGAGCGCTTCCACGCCCGCGTAGCCGCCGCCGACGAAGACGAAGGTGAGGGCCGCGTCGCGGATGGCGGGGTCGCGCGTGGAGGAGGCGATGTCCATCTGCTCGATCACGTGGTTGCGCAGCCCGATCGCCTCTTCGACGGTCTTGAAGCCGATGGCGTAGTCGGCGAGCCCGGGGATGGGCAGGGTGCGGGAGACCGAGCCGGGCGCGAGGACGATCTCGTCGTACGTCAGCTGCTGGGGGCCGGCCCCCTCCTCCTCGGTGGCGAGGGTGGTGAAGGTGGCGGTGCGTTTGGCGTGGTCAACGGCGGTGACCTCGCCGACCACGACCCGGCAGTGGGGCAGGACGCGACGCAGCGGCACGACGACGTGCCGGGGGGAGATGGACCCCGCGGCCGCCTCGGGGAGGAAGGGTTGGTAGGTCATGTACGGGTCGGGGGTGACGACCGTGATCTCGGCCTCGCCGCGGCCCAGTTCCTGTTTCAGCCTCCGCTGGAGCCGCAGGGCCGTGTACATCCCGACGTAGCCGCCGCCGACAACGAGAATGCGCGCACGTTCCTTCACCATCCCATGACGCACCCGGCGCTTGCGTTTGTCCACAGCCTCGACAATTTGTGTGACCGCGAGTCGGGTGGCCGAGGGGTTGGCCGAAACATCGGAGTGCGGGACAGATGCGCAGGTCAGGTAACGCGTACCGGGGTGCGGGTGGGGGTGCATTCGGGACGTATGCACCCCGTACTCCGATCGGGGGTCGCTCCGTGCGGAACGTGCCCCTTCTGAATTGACTCTCTCTCAACTATGTTCGTGGGACGACGGGGTGTCAGGGGGGAAGCGCTCTGCGGGTCTGCGACGGGCGGGCCCGGAGCGGCCGTCCCCTGTGTTCCACGCCCCGGCTTTCGATGGCGGGGAAAGTCTCCGGGGGGAGACGTCATTACCGGGGGATTATTCATGCACATGCAGAATTCGCATTGGTCGTCGACGTCGTCCACGTCGGCCCTCGCGCCCGGCGGCGCGGTCGGGACGGCACTGGGCGGCGGACGCGGAGAGGGCGCGCGGACAGCGCCGCTGCGCGTGGACGCACAGCGCAACCTGGAACACGTACTGCGGGCGGCGCGCGAGGTGTTCGGCGAGCTGGGCTACGGCGCGCCGATGGAGGACGTGGCGCGGCGCGCGCGGGTCGGTGTCGGCACGGTGTACCGGCGTTTCCCGAGCAAGGACGTGCTGGTCCGGCGGATAGCCGAGGAGGAGACCTCCCGGCTGACGGACCAGGCGCGCTCGGCGCTCGGGCAGGAGGACGAGCCGTGGTCGGCGCTGTCGCGCTTCCTGCGGACGTCCGTGGCGTCCGGCGCCGGGCGGCTGCTGCCGCCGCAGGTGCTGCGGGTCGGCGTCGCGGAGGACGACGTGGCGGGCGTGGAAGGCGTGCCGGCCGAGACGGCGCGGGTGCCGCAGCAGCGGAGCCAGTCGGGCTCCGGTGAGCTGCGGATCGTCAACGAGGACGGCACGACGGCGGCCGTCGACGACACCGGGGCGACGGCGTTGCTCGAGGTGGTGGGCCGGCTCGTGGATCGGGCGCGGGAGGCGGGCGAACTGCGCGCCGACGTGTCCGTGTCGGATGTGCTGCTGGTCATTGCGACGGCGGCGCCCTCGCTGCCGGATCCGGCGCAGCAGGCGGCGGCCTCGGCGCGACTGCTGGACATCCTGTTGGAGGGTCTGCGCTCGCGGCCTTCCTGACGCCTTCCTGACTCGTGAGGGTGACGGGGTGCGGGGGCCCGAGTGGGCCCCCGCACTCTGTTCACCACGGCCACCGTACCGGGGCGTTCCGGATGTGCGACCCAACTCTCGTGTACTACAAGGCCGTTGGGTCTTCCTCCTCGGGGGTGGGGCCTTGGTGCCGGACCGCGACGGATCCTCACGGACCAGTGGTCGGCCCGTCCGACGGGGTCCTGACCGAAAGCCGATATGGCACTCTGACCCGGTGGTCGGGACGGGCGGAACGGGCGGGGCAGACGGCGGGAGTCCTCCGCGATGAGCGTTGACGGTCGTGACGAACAGGTGCCGAGACAGGGCGGACGCGCGAGCGGGCCCGTGGGCGAGCACGCGCCATCCCCGGCATCCTCGGCGTCCCTGCCCGGCCGCGCTTTCGAGGGCACGGTTCCGGCCCAGCGGGAGTGGCGGGCCGACGGCGGCGTCCTGCCGCCGCCGCGGGATCTGCCGCCCGCCGACACCGATCTGATCGGCCGGATGCGCTCGGGCGACGACACGGCCTACGAGGAGCTCTACCGGCGCCACGCCGACGCCGTGCGCCGCTACGCCCGTACCTGCTGCCGGGACGCGCACACCGCCGACGACCTCACCGCCGAGGTGTTCGCCCGCATGCTCCAGGCGGTGCGCGGCGGCTCCGGACCCGAGTACGCCGTCCGCGCCTACCTCCTCACCTCCGTACGGCGGGTGGCCGCCGGCTGGACCCGGTCGGCGAAGCGGGAACAGCTCGTGGACGACTTCGCGCTGTTCGCCACACGGTCCGCCCGTGCCTCGGAGATGTCCGACGACGACACACTCGACCAGGGCGCCGACGTCCGCGCGATGCACGAGGCCGAGCAGTCCATGGCCATGCAGGCCTTCCGGTCCCTTCCCGAGCGCTGGCAGGCCGTGCTGTGGCACACCGAGGTCGAGGACGAGTCGCCGAGCGAGGTCGCCATGCTCTTCGGCCTCGACGCCAACGGCACCCGCGTACTCGCCAGCCGCGCCCGCGAGGGGCTCAAGCAGGCCTACCTCCAGGCCCATGTCAGCGCCACGCTCACCAGCGACGAGGAGTGCGCCCGCTACGCCGACCAGCTCGGCGGCTACGCCCGTCGCCGGCTGCGTACCCGCGCCGAGCGGGGGCTGCGCAAGCACCTGGAGGAGTGTTCCAGGTGCCGGCTGGCGGCGCTGCAGATCGAGGAAGTGGCCGGCAGCATCCCCGCCGTGGTGCCGGTCGCGGTCATCGGCTGGTTCGGCGCGGCCGGCTACGCCAAGGCCCTCGCGCTCCTCGCCGGCGGCGCCGGAGCTGGGGCGGGTGCGGTGGGCGCCGCGGGAGCTGCCGCCGGGAGCGGTTCCTCGAGCGGAGTGGGCGCCGGGGGCGGTGCGTTGGCCTCGGAGGGGCTGGGCGCGCCCGTGAAGGCCGGTATCGCCGCCGGCGTGGTCGCGGTGGCGGCCGCCTCGGTGGCCCTCGCGCTCGTCGGCCACGACGCCCCCGCGCGGCAGCCCGAGGCACGGCCGCCGGCCTCCGCCCCCGCGGCCCCCGCGCCGGTCGCGCGACCCGCGGAGCCGACGCCCGCGCCGACGGCCGCACCGACGCGCGCGCGGCGACCCGCGCCGGAGCCGCCGGTGATCGTGTCGGCCGCCGCCCCGACGCCGACGGCCTCCTCCGCACCGACGCCCGCACCGACGCCCAGTCCGTCTGCGCCGACCGCCCCAGAGCCGCCGGCCTCACCCGCTCCGACGCCCACCCGGACGCCCCCGCCTGCCCCTTTGCCCAACCCGAGCGTCTATCCGCTGGGCGAGCTGCCTTACGACGTCGTCGGCGACGGGTCCGGGCCCGAGATCCGGCTCCGCGGCAGCAGTTGGGTGTGGCAGCGGTCCGCGCTGTCCGTCGCGGACCGGCGGTACAAGGGTGGGGTGACCGTGCACGGCGGCTCCTGGGTCACCGTCGACCTCAACCGCGCGTGCACCGCGTACGACGCGCTGGTCGGCCTCGACGACCTGACGCTGCGGCTCGGCGCGGTCGCCTTCTCCGTCTACGGCGACGGGGCCCGGCTCTGGTCGTCCGGGATGGTCAGAGGCGGCGACCCGGCCGTCCCCGTCCATGTGGATCTCGCGGGCCGGACGACGGTGCGACTGGTCGTCGAGCCGCGCGACGCCCTCGGCTCGGTGGCCCTCGCGGACTGGGCGGAGTCCGGGTTCACCTGCTCGTAGACATCTGGGCGCCGGCGATGCCCCCGGCGTCAGGTGCGGTGGCGGGTGCCGGCGCGAGTGTGGGGCGGGGCGGCGGAGGCGGAGGCGGGCGAGGCGGCAGACAGGGTGGCGGGCTGGGTGGCAGGCTGGGTGGCAGGCGAGGCGGCAGGCAGGGTGGCGGGCTGGGTGGCGGACGGGATCGGGTGGTCGTGGAGGGCCTCGACGATCTCGCGCAGGGCGTCGCCGGACGTCATGTGCGACGCACGGGCACGCTCGGCCGCGTAGCGCTCACCGCCCAGGGCCTCACGGATCGCGGCCTCGGTGCGTTCGGCGCGGGCGTCCAGCGGAGCGGGGCGCGGGTGGGGGCCGCGCAGAACATCGGCAGCCGCGAGCAGCCTTGCCGCACGCCGGAAGTCGCCGAGCCGGGCCAGCAGGTCCGCCGCGCCGTCCACGATCGACGACGTGACCGCCTCGGCGCACTGCTCGGCCATCGCCTGCCGCAGGGTGTCCGCGACCATCGGCAAGGCGTGCCGGGGCCCGGCCTCGACAGCCGTGAGGTCCGCGTCGAGCATGTTCAGCGCCGCCGCGAACTGGGGTGGCGGGGTCCCCGCGCCGGCCGCCGCCCGGCCCTCCTCGCAGAGCATGCGCGCGTGTGCCGCGTCGTCGTCCACCAACAGCGCGATGTGGGCGCGCAGCAGCAGGACGAACGCCCGGACGTCCGGCACCCCGTAGCGGTCGGAGGCGCTGCTCGCCTCGTCCAGGGTGGCCAGGGCGCCGTCCACGTCCCCCGACCGGTAGGCGATCTCCGCGAGCCGGGCGATGAGGAACGGGGTCTCGGCGTACGCCCCGACCTCGTAGGCGAGCCGCAGCGCTTCGCGGTACTCGTGCTCCGCCTGCGTGAAACGACCGCGCACCATCTCCGCCTCGGCGGCCGCGCCGCACACCTGGGCCCGCATCCAGCGGTCGCCGACCCGCAGGCTCAGCACGCGCAGCTCCGCCAGGTCGTCGTCGACGCCGTGCAGCCCGCCCGAGGAGTCGACGACCATGTGCGTGCGGAACATCAGGGCACAACCCAGCTCCCAGTCGCCGCCGTACCGACGGCAGTTCTCGACCGCCCGGTCGAGGATTCCCCGGACGTCCACCGTGTCCCGCATGTGGAAGGCCGTGACCGGCCAGATGAGGCCGGGCATCCGCGCCGCCTGCGGGCCTCCCGGCTCGTAGCGTGCGCGCAGCCGGGCCAGGTACTCCGGGTAGCGCGGGTCCGTCGTGGTGCGGCTCGGCTCCGACTCGGACAGCAGGAACAGATGCAACATCCGCAGACTCGTCCGCTGCACGGACAGAGGGTGGGCATCATCGTCCTCGGTGCCGGAGGGGGCCTCGGGCGCGACGTCGAACGCGGTCTCGGGCACGACGTCCGGCACCGCCTCGGGCCCGGCATCCGGCACCGCCTCGGGCCCGGCATCCGGCACCGCCTCGGGCCCGGCTTCGGACACAGGCGCGGTGTCCGGCACCGCCTTGGGCGGGGTGTCCGGCGCGGTGAGAAAGGCCTCGATGGGGTCGACGGCGGCCATCCGGGCCGTCAGGTCGGCGGGGAGAGCCGGGGCCGGGCCGACGGGGGCTGTGTGGTCCGGGGCGTGTGCGGTGGTGACGTCAGGGGTGGTGGCGTGCTGGGCGGCGGGGGCTTGTGGCCGCGGCGGCTGGAGGGAGTCCAGGACCGCGCCGAGGCGCAGGGTGCGGTCGGTCCATTCCGCGCCCTCGTGGCGGTAGTTGCGCAGCCACCAGAACCAGCCCGCGGCGAGGCACAGGGCGGCGGCCTCCTCCTCGTCGCCCGCCATGAGGGAACGGTCGAGGCCCACACGGATGTTGTCGAGCTCGGTCTCCAGACGGGCGATCCAGGAGAGCTGTTCGGCGGAACGGAGCAACGGGTCGGCACGCTCGACGAGCGCCCGCACCCACGCGCGATGCCGTCGCTCCGTCGCCGCGCGGGACCGCGGCTGCTCGGCGGCGCGCTCCAGGGCGTACTCGTGGATCGTCTCCAGCATGCGGTAGCGCATGCCGTCGCCACCCGGCCCCGCGTGCGGGGCCGCCACGACCAGGGACTTGTCGACGAGCGCTCCGACGAGCTCCGCGACCGGGCCGGTGCACACGGCCTCGGCCGCCTCCAGGTCCCAGCCGCCCGCGAACACGGCCAGCTCGCGCAGCAGGGTGCGCTCGGGTTCGTCGAGCAGGTCCCAGGACCAGTCGACGACCGCCCTCAGGGTCTGCTGGCGGGGCAGGACCGTGCGGCTGCCGGAGGTGAGCAGCCGAAAGCGGTCGTCGAGCCGGTCGGCGATCTGTCGCGGGGTCAGCAACCGCAGGCGTGCGGCGGCCAGCTCGATGGCGAGCGGCAGACCGTCCAACCGTCGGCAGATCTCCGCGATCGCCTCCTCGTCCCGCAGGGCGGTCGCCGCGTCCGGGCGGACGGCGGCCGCTCGCTCGGTGAAGAGACGGCGCGCGTGGTCGGGGAGGAGGGGCTCGACCGGGCGGACCGACTCGCCGGGCACGCCCAGAGGTTCACGACTGGTGGCGAGGATCGTGAGTCCGGGGCAGCGGGTGAGGAGGGTCTCGGCGAGGTCGGCTGCCGCGCCGACGACATGTTCGCAGTTGTCAAGGATCAGGAGATGGCTGCGCGAGGCGCAGTACTCGACGAGCAGAGCGACCGGGTCGTCCTGCGCGGGTGTCAGTTCGGTGGTCATCAGTACGGTCTCGCGCAGGCCGAGGGCGCTGACCACCGCGCCGGGCACCGCCTCCGGTCGGTCGAGCGGCGCCAGCTCGGCCAGCCATGCCTGCGGAAGCCCGGCGGCGGCTTCTTCGGCGAGACGGGTCTTTCCAGAGCCGCCCGGTCCGGTGAGCGTGACGAGACGGGCCCTGTGCAATTCGGAACGGATGGCGGCGATCTCGGGTTCCCGGCCCACGAAAGAGTTAAGCCGCGGACGGATGTTGCCGGTGCGTTCGGGAAGCCCGGACGGGAGCAGGGAATGGGGCGCACGCGGCCGGCCCCGCCCGGGCCCGGGAGCTTCCTCGGGACGCCCGGAAACGGGTGACCCGTGGGGGTGGGGGGAGGGCGCCGGTCGGGCCGGTCCTGGGTGGGAGGCCGACTCCGGGTGGTGGGCCTGTTCCGGAGCCGAACCGCGACCGGGCTCCGCACCTCCGCTCGGCTCCGGGCCGTGGGCGGACTCCCGGTGGTTCGGGTCGAGGAGTTCGGCGTGCAGGGCGCGCAGGTCCGGGCCGGGGTCGGCGCCGAGGCCGTCGGCGAGGGTGCGGCGGGTGCTCTCGTAGGCGGCCAGGGCGTCGGCGGCGCGGCCGGAGTCGCGCAGGGCCCGGATGAGGAGCGCGTGCAGCGGTTCGTCGTAGGGGTGCGCGGCGGTCAGTTCCGTCAGGCGGGGCACGGCTTCGCGGGCGTGGCCGAGAAGCAGGTCCGCCTCGAGGCGGGCACGGGCCGCTTCCAGATGGAGGGCTTCCGGACGAGCGGCGGGCGTGCGGTCGGGCAGGTCGGCGAGCGCGCGGCCGCGCCACAGCGCGAGGGCGTCGTCGAGGGAGCGGGCGGCTGCGGGGGCGTCCCCCTGCCGCAGGGCTTCGACGCCCCGGCGGACCAGTCGCTCGAAGACGAAGAGGTCGACGTCGTCCTCGGTCGCGGCGAGCCGGTACCCGCCCGGAGCGGAGGTCACCGTGTCCCTGCCGACGACGCGGCGCAGTCGGCCGATCAGGGCTTGGAGAGCGGCGGGGGCGTCCTGGGGCGGCGCCTCGCCCCAGACCTCGTCGATGAGGGTCTCCGGGGCGGTGAGGCGACCGGGGCGGAGGGCCAGGGCGGTGAGGAGGGCGCGGAGTCGTGCCCCGGGTACGGGTACGGGTACGCCCTGGTCGTCCTCGGTCTGGGTGACGCCCAGGATTCTGTACCGCACCGGGTCATTGTCGTCCGGGGCGAGGCACGGGGCACACGATTTCGCGACGCGAGGCCCACGGCTGCCCGCGCGTCGCCGCGCCGCAGCGCCCAGCAAGGGCAACAACGGCGACGGCAAGAGCGACAGCGACAGCAACAGCAACAGCAACAGCAACAGCAATCGTCGTCCCCCGGGCACTACCCACCCGTCATCCCCCGGACGAGACCGCCCGTCTCTGGGGGGCGATGCCCGCGGGAACCGCACGCGCGCGGGCCGGGGTGCCGGTCCAGCAGGTGCCGCGGCGGGAGAGGAGGCGGCGGAGCCAGATCTCCAGGGAGATCAGGTCGGCGAGGCCGTCCAGGGGAAGGGGCTCGCCCGCCGCCGCCGCGCGCAGCGCCCTGCGGACGACCCGGGCCTCGATCAGCCCCGCTTCCGCGAGCAGCGGGGCCTCGAAGAGGTTGAGGAGCGGGTCGATGGCCATACGCAGGCCCGCCCGGGCGGCGGCGGACGCGGAGGCCTGCGAGGGCGCGCCCCAGCCGGGCGGCAGGTCGGTGACGCCCGCGCCCTTCAGGACGGTGCGCAAAATCGCGGCGCGCGCCCCGGGTTGCACGCGCAGGGTCTCGGGGAGCGCCCGGCAGGCCCGTACGACCTGGTTGTCGAGGAACGGCGCATGCAGTCGCTGGGATCGGATCTCCGCGGCCTGCTCCAGGACCCGCAGGTCCATGGCGTGCCGGGTGAGCGCCGCACGCGCGCGGTAGTCGCCCGGACGCTGACCGGGTCCCCCGCCGGCGCGGTGCGCGGCACTCTGCAGGCGAACCGATACTTCAGCGAGCGCCTCGCCTGTCAGCCAGCGTGCGGCGGGGCCTGCTCCGCCCCATGTGAGGGCCGCCAGGGACGCCCCGAGCGCGCCTCCGGAGTCGTCGGAGCCGAACCTGCGGTGCAGAAGCCGTTCGGCGAGGCCCTCCACGCCCGCGCGGTACGGCGTACGGGCCAGCCGGCGGGCCGCGCCGTACACGCGCGCGGGGACGAGCACGGAGCCGTCCGCCTTGGTGAGCGCTGCCACGGGCCGCACGAGGTGCCGGCGTTTGCGGTCCATCAACAGGTCGGCCAGGCGGGCCGGATGGGCGTCCAGGACCTGGCGGG
It includes:
- a CDS encoding sigma-70 family RNA polymerase sigma factor, whose protein sequence is MSVDGRDEQVPRQGGRASGPVGEHAPSPASSASLPGRAFEGTVPAQREWRADGGVLPPPRDLPPADTDLIGRMRSGDDTAYEELYRRHADAVRRYARTCCRDAHTADDLTAEVFARMLQAVRGGSGPEYAVRAYLLTSVRRVAAGWTRSAKREQLVDDFALFATRSARASEMSDDDTLDQGADVRAMHEAEQSMAMQAFRSLPERWQAVLWHTEVEDESPSEVAMLFGLDANGTRVLASRAREGLKQAYLQAHVSATLTSDEECARYADQLGGYARRRLRTRAERGLRKHLEECSRCRLAALQIEEVAGSIPAVVPVAVIGWFGAAGYAKALALLAGGAGAGAGAVGAAGAAAGSGSSSGVGAGGGALASEGLGAPVKAGIAAGVVAVAAASVALALVGHDAPARQPEARPPASAPAAPAPVARPAEPTPAPTAAPTRARRPAPEPPVIVSAAAPTPTASSAPTPAPTPSPSAPTAPEPPASPAPTPTRTPPPAPLPNPSVYPLGELPYDVVGDGSGPEIRLRGSSWVWQRSALSVADRRYKGGVTVHGGSWVTVDLNRACTAYDALVGLDDLTLRLGAVAFSVYGDGARLWSSGMVRGGDPAVPVHVDLAGRTTVRLVVEPRDALGSVALADWAESGFTCS
- a CDS encoding AfsR/SARP family transcriptional regulator: MRYRILGVTQTEDDQGVPVPVPGARLRALLTALALRPGRLTAPETLIDEVWGEAPPQDAPAALQALIGRLRRVVGRDTVTSAPGGYRLAATEDDVDLFVFERLVRRGVEALRQGDAPAAARSLDDALALWRGRALADLPDRTPAARPEALHLEAARARLEADLLLGHAREAVPRLTELTAAHPYDEPLHALLIRALRDSGRAADALAAYESTRRTLADGLGADPGPDLRALHAELLDPNHRESAHGPEPSGGAEPGRGSAPEQAHHPESASHPGPARPAPSPHPHGSPVSGRPEEAPGPGRGRPRAPHSLLPSGLPERTGNIRPRLNSFVGREPEIAAIRSELHRARLVTLTGPGGSGKTRLAEEAAAGLPQAWLAELAPLDRPEAVPGAVVSALGLRETVLMTTELTPAQDDPVALLVEYCASRSHLLILDNCEHVVGAAADLAETLLTRCPGLTILATSREPLGVPGESVRPVEPLLPDHARRLFTERAAAVRPDAATALRDEEAIAEICRRLDGLPLAIELAAARLRLLTPRQIADRLDDRFRLLTSGSRTVLPRQQTLRAVVDWSWDLLDEPERTLLRELAVFAGGWDLEAAEAVCTGPVAELVGALVDKSLVVAAPHAGPGGDGMRYRMLETIHEYALERAAEQPRSRAATERRHRAWVRALVERADPLLRSAEQLSWIARLETELDNIRVGLDRSLMAGDEEEAAALCLAAGWFWWLRNYRHEGAEWTDRTLRLGAVLDSLQPPRPQAPAAQHATTPDVTTAHAPDHTAPVGPAPALPADLTARMAAVDPIEAFLTAPDTPPKAVPDTAPVSEAGPEAVPDAGPEAVPDAGPEAVPDVVPETAFDVAPEAPSGTEDDDAHPLSVQRTSLRMLHLFLLSESEPSRTTTDPRYPEYLARLRARYEPGGPQAARMPGLIWPVTAFHMRDTVDVRGILDRAVENCRRYGGDWELGCALMFRTHMVVDSSGGLHGVDDDLAELRVLSLRVGDRWMRAQVCGAAAEAEMVRGRFTQAEHEYREALRLAYEVGAYAETPFLIARLAEIAYRSGDVDGALATLDEASSASDRYGVPDVRAFVLLLRAHIALLVDDDAAHARMLCEEGRAAAGAGTPPPQFAAALNMLDADLTAVEAGPRHALPMVADTLRQAMAEQCAEAVTSSIVDGAADLLARLGDFRRAARLLAAADVLRGPHPRPAPLDARAERTEAAIREALGGERYAAERARASHMTSGDALREIVEALHDHPIPSATQPATLPAASPATQPATQPATLSAASPASASAAPPHTRAGTRHRT